In Oncorhynchus tshawytscha isolate Ot180627B linkage group LG06, Otsh_v2.0, whole genome shotgun sequence, the following are encoded in one genomic region:
- the tmem231 gene encoding transmembrane protein 231: MAFYEVYSHPASIRYKTSVCTKATLFLGIVLCLTYIPPLLVAYRSQGFWVKRSTYEEQPVVRFQYQVLIIAATSTSGDYVAWSTFPNFNNMQGTNLRIPSISVREEDQNQDGKLDRLKFRLDLPLRSDEQVYSIQLLLTFSYQLFRMSTVVMQTLAFVQHSSSVPGSQLFISGDLRLQQRTPLPHRGLHTVYNVSVIDGASPFASAYDLANVIGSYQDRNLTTFLSCPSPVWTVGRAAGTPFQINADVRYPVEVVSYRPGFWEMIKFAWIQYVSVLLIFLWVFNRIQTFVFQNQVLPTVPIPLLKQHHF; encoded by the exons ATGGCTTTTTATGAAGTCTATTCTCACCCTGCTTCAATTAGATATAAAACAAGCGTTTGCACCAAAGCCACGTTGTTTCTTGGTATTGTCTTGTGTCTCACCTACATCCCACCCCTCCTGGTTGCTTACAGGAGCCAAG GGTTCTGGGTAAAGAGGAGTACATATGAAGAGCAACCTGTTGTTCGGTTCCAGTACCAGGTTCTGATAATTGCAGCAACAAGCACTAGTGGTGACTATGTTGCGTGGAGCACCTTTCCCAATTTTAATAACATGCAAGGGACTAACCTCAGAATTCCTTCTATCTCG GTGCGAGAGGAAGACCAGAATCAGGATGGGAAGTTGGACCGTTTGAAATTCCGACTTGACCTTCCCCTTCGGTCTGATGAACAAGTGTACAGCATCCAGCTACTACTCACCTTCTCCTACCAGCTGTTT AGAATGTCCACTGTGGTGATGCAGACACTGGCCTTTGTGCAGCATTCCTCCTCAGTTCCTGGCTCTCAGCTCTTCATCAGTGGAGATCTGCGGCTCCAGCAGAGAACCCCACTTCCACACCGTGGTCTACACACTGTATACAAT GTATCAGTAATTGATGGAGCAAGTCCGTTTGCAAGCGCATATGATCTTGCCAACGTCATTGGATCCTATCAGGATAGAAACT TGACAACGTTTCTGTCCTGTCCAAGTCCAGTATGGACTGTGGGTCGAGCTGCTGGTACTCCCTTCCAGATAAATGCTGACGTCCGCTACCCAGTGGAGGTTGTCAG CTATCGGCCTGGGTTCTGGGAGATGATCAAATTTGCCTGGATCCAGTATGTCAGTGTGTTGCTTATCTTCCTCTGGGTTTTCAACAGGATTCAGACCTTTGTTTTCCAGAATCAGGTGCTGCCGACTGTACCTATACCACTCTTGAAACAGCACCACTTTTGA